Within the Thermosynechococcus sichuanensis E542 genome, the region TGAGATAGTCGCGATCGTCCCAATGGGTATAGTCTGTCCACGAGAGCATCGCCTCACTCAGGAGTGCCCGGGCTGCTGCTGGAATTTCGCCGCCACCATGCCAGACCAAAACCATCTCTAGGGCTTGAGGATGCTCCTTGCGCTCCTGCACTTCAATTTCACGGACATTGGGCATCCAGTTCACTAGTTCCGGCAGGCGATCGCGATAGGTGCGATAGACGTGCTCACGGGGAAAGGGCAACTGTACTTGCGAGGAAATTTCCATGACCCTATCCCCACTGTGGACACTGCCGTGCAATGACCACTACATAGTCTCCTACCTGCAACTCATAGTTCATTGGTGGATTAATATCCGTCTGGCGGCGTCCCCCAATGCGACGTTCCACTGCTACCAAGAGGGCATCGTACTGCTCCTTGAGGTGGTGTTGCGCATACCAAAAGGTTTTGCCAGCCAGCGTTGCGGGCAAAGGGAGCCGATAAAACTGGTTTCCCACCTGTACCGTCAGCAGTTCGGCAAAGACATCCATCGCCCCTTGATTGCGTACTGCATTGCCAATAAGGTGACCCGCCATTTCATCAGCCACTACCACATCTTCTACCCCTGCCGCCTGAAGTTGCACATTATTGTTGCGATCCAAAAGCTGGGCACAGGTGTAAATCGTCGGATTTAGTTTTTCCATGGTTAGTGCAGCAAGAACAGTTCGGGCATCGCGGTCTTGATCACTGCGGGGTCGGCTGGTATCCGCCAAGAGAATAGCGCGGGAAGCATGGTAAATTTGCACCTTCTCTAAAACGTCAATGCGGGTGTAGTCTCCCGAATAAAAGTAAAGCCGATTTTGATCCACCCCCCGCAACTCACTCAAGGGCAACTGTTCAAGTTCAGCAACAATGACAATCGGCGCATGGCGGGTTTGGGGATCGGTTTGCAACTCCTGCAACACAAGGGGGGCACTGCGATTCCAGCCACAGAGAATAATGTGGTTGCGCAACTCATCCAAGTCAAAGTTCTTAATGCTCATGACCGACTGCAACCGCTGCACCATAAAGGCAGACACCACCCCTGTAAACACCGCAAACAAGGTCAGTCCCGCCAAGACCACAACAAGGGTAATGATCCGCCCGGCATGGGTTTTGGGATAGGCACCAATCGGCTCGGCAGAAACCAAGGAAAAGAAACTGTACCACAGGGCATCCCCAAGGTTTTCGATGTCTGGGTTTGAGGTTCCTTCGATAATATAAAAAGCCAGTCCCCCAAAGAGCATGATCAACACAATGATTAACAGTGCTGAAATTTGAGCACCATAAAGAACAGTCATGTGGGGGGCAAGATAATGGAGGTTGCGGTTAATCAAAATTGAGGCACGGGGCAGACGCAACAGCGGCAGCAGACGAAACAGTGTCCACTGGGGCGGCATAGGTAAAATTGCAACTAGATCAAGCCAGTAGTGGCGGAAAAATCGTTGCTTTTTGCGGGCGATCGCAAAGCGTAGGAATAACTCAACAACAAAGCACAGCCGTAGGGGTAGCTCTGCCAAGATCACAAAAAAATTAGGGCGGCCGGGTTGCACCCAAAGAAAATCCACCACCACAAGCAGCGTCCACGTCAGAATAAGAACAATTAAGCCAATCTCAACACGCGGTGAGTGGATAAATAGATCTAGTTGTTGTTGCAGCCGGCTGCGTCCCATAGATGCCGCTTAAACAAAAGTTGAAGTTTGATGAGGAGCGATCGCCGGCTAGGAGTTAATCTAGGTGGGAATCAGTTCACCAGGGCGCAATTTTGCCCACCGTCCCTGCTCCTCTACAAAGCTCTTACAACCGACCACATCCCACTCCAATAGAATTTCTTCCCCTTTGGTGCGGATATTCACGTTGATAGTGGGTTCAATCGGTTCAAAATCTGGTGTGAGCGTTAGATGGGGCTGTTGGTGCTGCTCCTCAACGGCATAGTATGTGGTACAGCGATCCACAAGGGCGCAGTTAACACAGATACACATGGCGAACTCTCCCAATGCCACATGCTTCTACTCTAGCGCATCCCCTAGGGTCGCCAAGGAAACTGTTGAAAGTTGGGGGGACGTTTTTCGAGGAAGGCGGTCTTGCCCTCAGCACTCTCTTGGGTGAGATAGTACAGCAGCGTTGCATTGCCAGCTAATTCCTGGAGGCCGGCTTGACCGTCACAATCGGCATTAAAGGCCGCCTTCAAGCAGCGAATTGCCAAGGGACTATGGCTGAGGATTTGTCGTGCCCAGCGGATGCCCTCTGCTTCCAGCTCCTCAACGGGGACAACGGTATTGACCAAGCCCATTGCTAGGGCTTCCTGAGCCGTATATTGCCGACAGAGAAACCAAATTTCACGGGCTTTTTTCTGGCCGACAATGCGGGCAAGGTAACTGGCACCAAACCCAGCATCAAAACTACCCACCCGTGGCCCCGTTTGACCAAAAATAGCATTCTCAGCCGCAATGGTGAGATCACAGACCAAGTGCAGCACATGGCCACCTCCAATGGCATAACCGGCCACAAGGGCGATGACCACCTTTGGCAGGGAGCGAATTTGTCGTTGCAGATCCAG harbors:
- the menB gene encoding 1,4-dihydroxy-2-naphthoyl-CoA synthase: MDSVHWQQVHNYTDILYHKTTGIAKITINRPHKRNAFRPQTIVEMSQAFEDARNDPTIGVVLLTGAGPHTDGKYAFCAGGDQSIRGEAGYLDEQGVARLNVLDLQRQIRSLPKVVIALVAGYAIGGGHVLHLVCDLTIAAENAIFGQTGPRVGSFDAGFGASYLARIVGQKKAREIWFLCRQYTAQEALAMGLVNTVVPVEELEAEGIRWARQILSHSPLAIRCLKAAFNADCDGQAGLQELAGNATLLYYLTQESAEGKTAFLEKRPPNFQQFPWRP
- a CDS encoding SRPBCC family protein, whose protein sequence is MEISSQVQLPFPREHVYRTYRDRLPELVNWMPNVREIEVQERKEHPQALEMVLVWHGGGEIPAAARALLSEAMLSWTDYTHWDDRDYLTRWRIAPHAFTEAIDCQGENQFIAAGDSTIITSRGHLRIDPKRIPGVPSFLAGMIARAVEEYLGQRIEPNFQQLAASVAAFLRAEG
- a CDS encoding TrkA-related ion transporter, giving the protein MGRSRLQQQLDLFIHSPRVEIGLIVLILTWTLLVVVDFLWVQPGRPNFFVILAELPLRLCFVVELFLRFAIARKKQRFFRHYWLDLVAILPMPPQWTLFRLLPLLRLPRASILINRNLHYLAPHMTVLYGAQISALLIIVLIMLFGGLAFYIIEGTSNPDIENLGDALWYSFFSLVSAEPIGAYPKTHAGRIITLVVVLAGLTLFAVFTGVVSAFMVQRLQSVMSIKNFDLDELRNHIILCGWNRSAPLVLQELQTDPQTRHAPIVIVAELEQLPLSELRGVDQNRLYFYSGDYTRIDVLEKVQIYHASRAILLADTSRPRSDQDRDARTVLAALTMEKLNPTIYTCAQLLDRNNNVQLQAAGVEDVVVADEMAGHLIGNAVRNQGAMDVFAELLTVQVGNQFYRLPLPATLAGKTFWYAQHHLKEQYDALLVAVERRIGGRRQTDINPPMNYELQVGDYVVVIARQCPQWG
- a CDS encoding Ycf34 family protein, with the translated sequence MCICVNCALVDRCTTYYAVEEQHQQPHLTLTPDFEPIEPTINVNIRTKGEEILLEWDVVGCKSFVEEQGRWAKLRPGELIPT